The proteins below come from a single Treponema phagedenis genomic window:
- a CDS encoding sodium/glutamate symporter encodes MERIVLKLGMFETLMIAVIAIYFGEFLRKKIPLLKKYCLPAAVVGGTIFSIISLCLYSANVFELQFDYKTINQLFYCIFFAASGAAASLSLLKKGGKLVIIFAILAALLAALQNALALAIGKAFAINPLIALMTGSIPMTGGHGNAASFAPLAVDAGASAALEVALASATFGLISGCILGGPFGNFLIQRFHLQDSALDGKQNASDADIAASKTLVDKSNVLQAVFLMCLACGIGQILFLILKYFHIKFPIHVCCMFGGIVMRLMLDGQRSKNYDVLYESIDIVGEFSLALFVSMSIVSMRLWELSGLGLSLVVLLMAQVMLISIFCYFLTFRLLGKNYDAAVMAVGHIGFGLGAVPVSMTTMQTVCQKYRYSRLAFFVVPVIGGFLSNITNAIIITTFLDIAKNMI; translated from the coding sequence ATGGAGCGAATAGTTTTAAAATTAGGCATGTTTGAAACGCTTATGATTGCAGTTATTGCAATTTACTTTGGAGAGTTTTTACGAAAAAAAATCCCTCTGCTAAAAAAATACTGTTTACCGGCAGCTGTTGTCGGCGGAACAATCTTTTCAATTATTTCATTATGCTTATATTCTGCTAATGTATTTGAATTGCAATTTGATTATAAGACGATAAATCAATTATTTTATTGCATCTTTTTTGCGGCAAGCGGAGCGGCAGCCAGTTTATCCTTGTTAAAAAAAGGCGGAAAGCTGGTTATTATTTTTGCAATACTTGCAGCCCTTCTTGCGGCTTTACAAAACGCTTTAGCGCTTGCGATCGGAAAAGCTTTTGCAATCAATCCCCTTATTGCTTTGATGACCGGAAGTATTCCAATGACCGGCGGGCACGGAAACGCCGCTTCTTTTGCTCCGCTTGCAGTTGATGCCGGAGCGTCCGCAGCCCTTGAGGTGGCACTTGCCTCTGCAACATTCGGGCTTATTTCAGGTTGTATACTCGGCGGTCCTTTCGGTAATTTCTTGATACAAAGATTTCATTTGCAAGATTCTGCGCTGGACGGCAAACAGAATGCTTCCGATGCGGATATCGCCGCCTCAAAAACGCTCGTTGATAAATCGAATGTTTTGCAAGCGGTATTTTTAATGTGCCTTGCTTGCGGTATCGGACAGATACTCTTCCTTATTCTTAAATATTTTCATATTAAATTTCCGATCCATGTATGCTGTATGTTTGGCGGTATTGTGATGCGTCTCATGTTGGACGGACAGCGCAGTAAAAATTATGATGTACTTTACGAGTCTATCGATATTGTCGGAGAATTTTCTTTAGCCCTATTTGTTTCCATGTCAATTGTTTCGATGAGATTGTGGGAACTTTCAGGTTTGGGACTTTCTCTTGTTGTGCTGCTGATGGCGCAGGTTATGCTCATTAGTATTTTCTGCTACTTCTTGACATTCAGGTTGTTGGGTAAAAACTATGATGCGGCTGTTATGGCGGTAGGACATATAGGATTTGGTTTAGGGGCGGTTCCGGTTTCTATGACCACGATGCAAACTGTGTGTCAAAAATATCGATATTCCCGACTGGCATTCTTTGTTGTACCGGTAATAGGCGGATTTCTCAGTAATATTACGAATGCGATAATTATCACCACATTCTTGGATATTGCAAAAAACATGATTTAA
- the gctA gene encoding glutaconate CoA-transferase subunit A yields the protein MSKVMSLHDAIKTYVKSGDHLCFGGFTTNRKPYAAVYEILRQGLGDFIGYSGPAGGDWDMLIGEGRVHAFINCYIANSGYTNVCRRFRHEIEKNKKMLLEDYSQDVLMLMLHASALGLPYLPVKLMQGSDLVNKWGISKEVRAKDLRLPNNKLVEVENPFNPGEKVVAVPVPRLDVAIIHVQKAAVDGTCSIEGDEFHDIDIAIAAKRCIVTCEELVDEKEIRRDPSKNSIPQFCVDAVVHAPHGAHPAQCYNYYDYDANFFKMYDSVTKTEEDFKNFLQEWVYGVKNHEEYLDKLGATRLLKLKVVPGFGYAAKLVKEGK from the coding sequence GTGAGTAAAGTAATGTCATTGCATGATGCAATCAAAACGTATGTGAAATCAGGTGATCACCTTTGTTTTGGCGGGTTTACGACAAACAGAAAACCCTATGCCGCCGTGTACGAAATTTTACGGCAAGGTTTGGGCGATTTTATAGGATATTCAGGCCCTGCCGGCGGAGACTGGGATATGTTGATTGGAGAAGGCAGAGTCCATGCCTTTATTAACTGTTATATTGCAAACTCCGGATATACAAATGTATGTCGAAGATTTCGCCACGAAATTGAAAAAAATAAAAAAATGCTTTTGGAAGACTATTCCCAAGACGTGCTCATGCTTATGCTACATGCTTCCGCATTAGGGCTTCCGTATTTGCCGGTTAAACTGATGCAGGGTTCCGACCTTGTAAACAAATGGGGAATCAGCAAAGAGGTGCGTGCAAAAGACTTAAGACTTCCGAATAATAAACTGGTGGAAGTAGAGAACCCCTTTAATCCTGGAGAAAAAGTTGTTGCGGTACCGGTTCCGCGCTTAGATGTTGCAATAATCCATGTGCAAAAAGCGGCAGTTGATGGAACCTGCTCTATTGAAGGCGATGAGTTCCATGACATTGATATCGCTATTGCGGCAAAACGATGTATTGTAACCTGCGAAGAATTGGTAGACGAAAAAGAAATCAGAAGGGATCCGAGCAAGAACTCAATTCCTCAATTTTGTGTTGATGCGGTTGTGCATGCTCCTCACGGCGCACATCCTGCACAGTGCTACAACTATTACGACTACGATGCGAATTTCTTTAAAATGTATGATTCGGTAACCAAAACCGAAGAAGATTTTAAAAATTTCTTGCAGGAATGGGTATACGGAGTTAAAAACCATGAAGAATATCTTGACAAACTGGGAGCGACCAGATTGCTCAAGTTAAAAGTGGTACCCGGATTTGGCTATGCGGCAAAATTAGTGAAGGAGGGGAAATAA
- the gctB gene encoding glutaconate CoA-transferase subunit B — protein sequence MTNYKNYTNKEMQAITIAKTIQDGQIVIVGTGLPLIGASLAKRIFAPNCKLIVESGLMDCNPIEVPRSVGDTRFMAHCGVQWPNVRFIGFETNEWLNDKDRMIAFIGGAQIDPYGNVNSTCIGDYHNPITRFTGSGGANGIATYSNTVIMMQHEKRRFIDKIDYVTSVGWGDGVGGREKLGLPGNRGPIAVVTDRGILKFDDKTKRMYLAGYYPTSSPEDVLENTGFELDVSKAVRLDAPDEAVIKMIREEIDPGQAFIKVPVEEK from the coding sequence ATGACAAATTACAAAAATTATACCAACAAAGAGATGCAGGCAATTACGATTGCAAAAACAATTCAAGACGGACAAATCGTTATTGTCGGAACGGGGCTCCCCCTGATCGGCGCTTCGTTGGCAAAAAGAATTTTTGCGCCGAATTGTAAATTAATTGTAGAGAGCGGTCTTATGGACTGTAATCCTATTGAAGTTCCCCGAAGTGTCGGTGATACAAGATTTATGGCTCACTGCGGTGTGCAATGGCCGAATGTTCGCTTCATCGGTTTTGAAACAAACGAGTGGCTCAATGATAAAGATCGAATGATCGCCTTTATCGGTGGCGCCCAAATCGACCCATATGGAAACGTAAACTCAACTTGTATCGGTGATTATCATAATCCCATAACACGCTTTACCGGATCAGGCGGGGCTAACGGGATTGCCACCTACTCCAACACGGTTATCATGATGCAGCACGAAAAAAGAAGATTTATCGACAAAATCGACTACGTTACCAGTGTTGGTTGGGGCGATGGTGTCGGCGGCAGAGAAAAGCTTGGACTTCCCGGAAACAGGGGGCCGATTGCAGTAGTGACAGATCGCGGCATTTTAAAATTTGATGACAAAACAAAGAGAATGTATTTGGCAGGATATTATCCGACCTCTTCTCCTGAAGATGTGCTTGAAAATACCGGTTTTGAACTGGATGTGTCCAAAGCGGTGCGCTTGGATGCTCCGGATGAAGCAGTCATCAAAATGATTCGGGAAGAGATCGACCCGGGACAAGCCTTTATCAAAGTTCCGGTCGAAGAAAAATAA
- a CDS encoding acyl-CoA carboxylase subunit beta, translating to MGNYSMPGYFQNMEQIGSALSKIDEDNEQQVKQVEEEIRKLIDEVHEAGTPTETLNEKGQWTALQRIAELVDEGTWCPLNSLYNPEDFETATGIVKGLGRINGKWAVVVASDNKKIAGAWVPGQSENLLRASDTAKCLRIPLVYVLNCSGVKLDEQEKVYPNRRGGGTPFYRNVELEQLGVPVIVGIFGTNPAGGGYHSISPTILIAHEKANMAVGGTGIVSGMNPKGYIDQEGAEQIIDAVSNAKPTEVPGTVSIHYDQTGFFREVYSEEIGVLDGIRKYMDCLPAYDLEFFRVDEPTEPLFDPNDLYSLLPMNQKRVYNIYDIIARLVDNSEFSEYKKGYGPEMVTGLAKVDGLLVGIVANVQGLLLKYPEYKENAVGIGGKLYRQGLVKMNEFVTLCARDRIPIVWLQDTTGIDVGNDAEKAELLGLGQSLIYSIQNSNIPQMEVTLRKGTAAAHYVLGGPQGNDTNAFSLGTAATEINVMNGETAATAMYSRRLVKDRNAGKDITPIIEKMNKLINEYKDKSVPSFCAKAGMVDEIVHLYDIRAYMIAFANSVYQNPKSICPFHQMLLPRMIREYNTFVKK from the coding sequence ATGGGAAACTATTCAATGCCGGGTTATTTTCAGAACATGGAACAGATCGGCTCCGCGTTATCGAAGATTGATGAAGATAATGAGCAGCAGGTAAAACAGGTTGAAGAAGAGATTCGAAAGTTAATAGACGAGGTTCATGAGGCGGGCACTCCCACGGAAACGCTTAATGAAAAAGGGCAATGGACAGCGCTTCAAAGAATTGCCGAGTTAGTTGACGAAGGTACATGGTGCCCGCTAAACAGCTTGTACAATCCCGAAGATTTTGAAACCGCAACCGGAATTGTAAAAGGCTTAGGAAGAATCAACGGAAAATGGGCAGTCGTTGTTGCTTCCGATAATAAGAAAATTGCCGGAGCTTGGGTTCCGGGGCAATCCGAAAACTTATTGCGAGCATCCGATACTGCAAAATGCTTACGAATTCCTTTAGTCTATGTTTTAAACTGCAGCGGCGTTAAATTAGATGAACAGGAAAAAGTATATCCGAACCGCAGAGGCGGCGGAACTCCTTTCTATCGCAATGTTGAATTGGAACAATTAGGCGTACCGGTTATCGTCGGAATTTTCGGCACAAACCCCGCAGGCGGCGGCTACCACAGTATCAGCCCCACCATTCTTATTGCGCACGAAAAAGCAAACATGGCGGTTGGCGGAACCGGAATTGTAAGCGGGATGAATCCGAAAGGCTATATCGATCAGGAGGGCGCCGAGCAAATTATTGATGCGGTTTCCAATGCAAAACCTACTGAAGTTCCCGGCACTGTTTCTATTCACTATGATCAAACAGGATTTTTCCGTGAAGTGTACTCCGAAGAAATCGGTGTCTTGGACGGAATTAGAAAATACATGGATTGTCTGCCCGCCTATGACTTGGAGTTTTTCCGTGTAGACGAGCCAACCGAGCCCCTATTCGATCCGAATGATCTTTACTCGCTTTTACCGATGAACCAAAAACGGGTGTACAATATCTATGATATTATCGCACGCTTGGTAGATAATAGCGAATTCAGCGAATACAAAAAAGGATACGGCCCCGAAATGGTAACCGGACTTGCAAAAGTTGACGGACTTTTGGTTGGCATAGTTGCAAACGTACAAGGCTTATTGCTCAAATACCCCGAATATAAAGAAAATGCCGTCGGGATTGGCGGCAAGCTCTACCGGCAAGGCTTAGTCAAAATGAATGAATTTGTTACGCTTTGCGCGCGGGACAGAATTCCGATTGTCTGGCTGCAGGACACAACGGGAATTGATGTAGGAAATGACGCCGAAAAAGCCGAGCTGCTCGGGTTGGGACAATCGTTAATTTACTCTATCCAGAATTCAAATATACCGCAAATGGAAGTTACTTTGCGAAAAGGCACCGCCGCCGCTCATTATGTTCTCGGCGGCCCGCAAGGAAACGATACCAACGCATTCTCTTTAGGAACCGCCGCAACCGAAATCAACGTAATGAACGGCGAAACCGCTGCGACTGCAATGTATTCACGGCGATTGGTAAAAGACAGAAATGCAGGAAAAGATATAACACCGATCATTGAAAAAATGAACAAACTTATCAATGAATACAAAGATAAATCTGTTCCTTCATTCTGTGCAAAAGCGGGAATGGTAGATGAAATTGTACATCTCTATGATATACGAGCATACATGATCGCATTTGCGAATTCGGTATATCAGAATCCGAAGTCAATTTGTCCTTTCCATCAAATGCTTTTACCGCGGATGATTAGGGAATACAACACTTTTGTAAAAAAATAA